A window of the Scleropages formosus chromosome 5, fSclFor1.1, whole genome shotgun sequence genome harbors these coding sequences:
- the adad1 gene encoding adenosine deaminase domain-containing protein 1, with product MDRGHMLCDAQGTGLSRILRRSMVLSDRIGGPRFPPAKLEETVSNPSLKCSQMRRTEMYPRTPKVTLAELIERYNRGETHAVTALYQLCQVQQFQVQLRETVTTGNVRGFLFAFCAVIDGVEYKTGMGKTKKEARSRAAHLALEDLIPKLDPQAYAHNASGKILSPVFHSEKTCKTLKYFTFFFPPPLCEPKGKNNPLNELILEAVKEKYNKLMGGYPEFSSCGSTLAAFVIQSCTRFDVVAIGTGDHNTRETVASDGRLLHDAHALITARRSLMRYLYRHLLLFFSKNPVLVAKSIFEQDGKTKLLVLKGKTTIHLYMNQLPKGAAQMSSRLCLKPLSISTWEVNNQMGLHVAVEGNVFSTFSSNLDQMSSKVVSMSASDKLTQWQVLGFQGALLSHLLEPIYVNTILIGDTSCSNLRGLEFALNQRVDGIISKLPMYYCAYRAHVGLVPAVHPTSTGGQRSLSMNWTQGDISFEIVDGLVGRSTVDSPNKSCSSLASRLCKAAMLSRFSLVTKESQRVDLSKAVSYREAKMMSKSYQEAKNLLKSHLNQKGYGSWVVKSPISDGFSA from the exons ATGGATCGAGGACACATGCTCTGCGATGCCCAGGGGACCGGCCTTTCTCGGATCTTGCGAAGGAGTATGGTGCTCTCGGACCGTATCGGTGGTCCTCGGTTTCCTCCTGCGAAACTGGAGGAAACTGTCAGCAATCCATCTCTTAAATGCAGCCAAATGAGGAGGACTGAAatgt ACCCTCGAACTCCAAAAGTCACATTGGCTGAGCTTATTGAGAGGTACAACAGGGGTGAGACCCACGCTGTGACGGCCTTATACCAGCTGTGCCAGGTGCAGCAGTTTCAGGTACAGCTCAGAGAGACCGTGACCACAG GTAATGTTAGGGGTTTTTTGTTTGCCTTCTGTGCTGTGATCGATGGGGTGGAGTACAAGACTGGAATGGGAAAGACAAAGAAGGAAGCACGTTCCAGAGCAGCCCATCTGGCCCTTGAAGACCTCATTCCAAAGCTGGATCCTCAAGCATATGCACATAATGCCTCTGGTAAGATCCTCTCAcctgtttttcattctga gaaaacatgtaaaacactcaagtattttacttttttttttcctccccctctctGTGAACCAAAAGGGAAGAACAACCCCCTTAACGAGCTGATCTTGGAGGCAGTGAAGGAAAAGTACAATAAGCTCATGGGTGGTTATCCAGAGTTTTCCAGTTGTGGAAGCACCCTGGCTGCATTTGTCATTCAGTCAT GTACAAGGTTTGACGTTGTGGCTATTGGAACAGGTGATCATAACACCCGAGAGACGGTGGCGTCTGATGGGCGACTGCTTCACGATGCCCATGCACTCATTACTGCACGTCGATCTTTGATGCG GTACCTATACAGACACCTTCTGCTGTTCTTCAGTAAAAACCCTGTCCTAGTGGCAAAATCAATATTTGAGCAGGATGGGAAGACAAAGCTTCTTGTTTTGAAAGGGAAAACAACCATCCATCTGTACATGAACCAGCTTCCAAAAGGAGCAGCCCAGATGTCTTCACGCTT GTGTCTAAAACCTCTCTCCATCTCCACCTGGGAGGTGAACAACCAGATGGGTTTACACGTGGCAGTTGAGGGCAATGTGTTCTCCACCTTCTCCTCTAACCTTGATCAGATGTCTTCTAAGGTGGTGAGCATGTCGGCTAGTGACAAGCTCACCCAGTGGCAGGTGCTTGGCTTCCAGGGAGCCCTGCTGAGCCACCTTCTGGAGCCCATCTATGTCAACACCATCCTCATAG GGGATACCAGCTGCAGTAACTTGAGAGGCTTGGAGTTTGCTTTGAACCAGCGGGTAGATGGCATCATCTCCAAGCTACCCATGTATTACTGTGCGTATCGAGCTCACGTTGGCCTGGTTCCAGCTGTGCACCCAACCAGCACTGGAGGTCAGCGATCACTCAGCATGAACTGGACCCAGGGCGACATATCATTTGAGATAGTGGATGGCCTAGTAGGCCGCTCCACTGTGGA CTCCCCAAACAAGAGCTGTTCTTCCTTAGCTAGCCGTCTTTGCAAAGCGGCAATGCTTAGTCGCTTCAGCCTTGTGACCAAGGAGTCACAAAGAGTGGACCTCAGTAAGGCTGTGTCCTATCGGGAGGCAAAG ATGATGTCAAAGTCTTACCAAGAAGCAAAGAATTTGCTCAAGTCTCACCTGAACCAGAAAGGCTATGGTTCATGGGTGGTGAAGTCTCCCATCAGTGATGGATTCAGTGCCTGA